From Natronospira bacteriovora, one genomic window encodes:
- a CDS encoding aminotransferase class III-fold pyridoxal phosphate-dependent enzyme, whose product MTVLEQLNEIRAVGGAVRTAGLSDEVISRFAERDPLLGQAVNEAVVAFRELAQSHGELLAQDEEAIIEAIQKDFVNFYPDDALNPYVALAARGPWIVTSKGAVLHDNGGYGMLGMGHGPQKVLEAMNRPHVMANIMTASFSQLRLIEALRREIGHARSGDCPFDRFLCMNSGSEAVTVAARIADVNAKLATDEGGSHAGKPIRRMALRGGFHGRTDRPAQFSDSSRGTYAKHLASFRDRKDDLVTVEVNNVDDLKAKFAQAEADGVFIEGLFIEPVMGEGNPGMGITPEFYQAARDLTREHGTLLLVDSIQAGLRATGCLSIVDYPGFEQLDAPDMESYSKALNAGQYPLSVLAMNDRAASLYRKGIYGNTMTANPRAMDVGVAVLESITDELRENIRKRGEECVAKLSGLMQELGGKITKVQGTGLLFSCELDAGEYKCYGANSTEEYMRTQGLGVIHGGENSLRFTPHFAMTSEEVDLLVEATREALENGPRKEMRQTG is encoded by the coding sequence ATGACGGTACTCGAGCAACTGAATGAAATCCGCGCCGTGGGTGGCGCCGTTCGCACCGCCGGTTTGAGTGATGAGGTCATCAGCCGTTTCGCCGAGCGCGACCCGCTGCTGGGCCAGGCCGTGAACGAGGCCGTGGTGGCCTTCCGTGAACTGGCTCAGAGCCACGGTGAGCTGCTGGCGCAGGACGAAGAGGCCATCATCGAGGCCATCCAGAAGGATTTCGTCAACTTCTACCCGGACGATGCCCTCAACCCCTATGTGGCCCTGGCTGCCCGCGGGCCCTGGATCGTCACCAGCAAGGGTGCCGTGCTGCACGACAATGGCGGCTACGGCATGCTGGGCATGGGCCACGGCCCGCAGAAGGTGCTCGAGGCCATGAACCGGCCCCATGTGATGGCCAACATCATGACCGCCAGCTTCAGCCAGCTGCGCCTGATCGAGGCCCTGCGCCGCGAGATCGGTCATGCCCGCTCCGGCGACTGCCCCTTTGATCGCTTCCTGTGCATGAACTCCGGTTCCGAGGCGGTCACCGTGGCCGCCCGCATTGCCGACGTGAACGCCAAGCTGGCCACTGACGAGGGCGGAAGTCATGCCGGCAAGCCCATCCGTCGCATGGCCCTGCGTGGCGGCTTCCACGGCCGCACTGATCGCCCGGCCCAGTTCTCCGATTCCAGCCGCGGCACCTACGCCAAGCACCTGGCCAGCTTCCGTGACCGCAAGGACGATCTGGTCACCGTGGAAGTCAACAATGTGGACGACCTCAAGGCCAAGTTTGCCCAGGCCGAGGCGGATGGCGTCTTCATCGAGGGTCTTTTCATCGAGCCGGTGATGGGCGAGGGCAATCCGGGCATGGGCATCACGCCTGAGTTCTATCAGGCCGCCCGCGACCTGACCCGCGAGCACGGCACCCTGTTGCTGGTGGACAGCATCCAGGCCGGCCTGCGTGCCACCGGCTGCCTGTCCATCGTCGATTACCCCGGCTTCGAGCAGCTGGACGCCCCGGACATGGAGAGCTATTCCAAGGCCCTCAATGCCGGTCAGTATCCCCTGTCCGTGCTGGCCATGAACGATCGCGCCGCCAGCCTGTATCGCAAGGGCATCTACGGCAACACCATGACCGCCAACCCGCGGGCCATGGATGTGGGCGTGGCGGTGCTGGAATCCATCACCGATGAGCTGCGCGAGAACATCCGCAAGCGCGGTGAAGAATGCGTGGCCAAGCTGAGTGGGCTGATGCAGGAACTGGGTGGCAAGATCACCAAGGTCCAGGGCACCGGCCTGCTGTTCTCCTGCGAGCTGGATGCCGGGGAATACAAGTGTTACGGCGCCAACAGCACCGAGGAGTATATGCGCACCCAGGGCCTGGGCGTGATTCACGGGGGCGAGAACTCCCTGCGCTTCACCCCCCACTTCGCCATGACCTCCGAGGAAGTGGACCTGCTGGTGGAAGCCACCCGTGAGGCGCTGGAAAACGGCCCGCGCAAGGAAATGCGCCAGACCGGTTGA
- a CDS encoding class I SAM-dependent methyltransferase, translating to MSSSCPLCQAPSIQRFCLDFRRGWGYWRCRHCRLSWRDAAQRPTPTRERQEYEQHQNDPEDPGYQRFLSRLSEPLLARLPEPAEGLDYGAGPGPAMPGLLASGGHRLALYDPFFHPDPTVLQGQYDFIVCSETAEHFHHPRQEFDRLHGLLRPGGLLALMTGRLDEDARFARWRYRHDPTHVCFYRQETLEWIGDHYGYERVYDEGDVTLSVKT from the coding sequence ATGTCCAGTTCCTGCCCCCTCTGCCAGGCCCCCTCCATCCAGCGCTTCTGTCTGGATTTCCGCCGTGGCTGGGGCTACTGGCGCTGCCGCCACTGCCGCCTGAGCTGGCGCGACGCGGCCCAGCGTCCGACGCCGACACGGGAACGCCAGGAGTACGAACAGCATCAGAACGACCCCGAGGACCCAGGCTATCAGCGCTTCCTGTCCCGCCTTAGCGAGCCCCTGCTGGCGCGACTGCCCGAACCCGCCGAGGGCCTGGACTACGGCGCCGGCCCCGGCCCGGCCATGCCCGGCCTGCTGGCCAGCGGCGGACACCGCCTGGCCCTGTACGACCCCTTCTTTCATCCCGACCCGACGGTGCTGCAAGGCCAATACGACTTCATCGTCTGCAGCGAGACGGCCGAGCATTTCCACCACCCCCGGCAGGAATTCGACCGCCTGCACGGCCTGCTGCGCCCCGGCGGGCTGCTGGCCCTGATGACCGGCCGCCTGGACGAGGATGCCCGCTTCGCCCGCTGGCGTTACCGGCATGATCCGACCCATGTCTGTTTCTATCGCCAGGAGACCCTTGAGTGGATCGGAGATCATTATGGCTATGAGCGGGTCTACGATGAGGGGGATGTGACGCTGTCCGTGAAGACGTGA
- the nudC gene encoding NAD(+) diphosphatase has translation MTFVSAEGLEPRWQDPECRILPVCEERVFLLCREPSEQAPRLLAPRRHEAGELLSHADTPVWVGELEGQPCFAVRLHRFSPRQRIPGGDFTELRSVAGFLSDAEWQLLARAKALVHWHDSHGFCARCGHPTRREAAGLSRCCENPACATRHFPRTDPAVIVRVCHRDRLLLARQPSWPEKRRSVLAGFVSPGETAEQAAIREIHEEAGLDIDADSLRYFESQPWPFPGSLMLAYTAETRDETIRCLDGELREAAWWTRDALRDAVRNGDIQLPTHRSVARSLIEDWLAARP, from the coding sequence TTGACCTTTGTCAGCGCTGAAGGTCTGGAGCCGCGGTGGCAGGATCCGGAATGCCGGATTCTGCCGGTGTGTGAAGAGCGCGTCTTCCTGCTTTGCCGGGAGCCAAGCGAACAGGCGCCACGACTGCTGGCGCCCCGGCGCCACGAAGCCGGCGAGCTGCTGTCCCATGCGGATACACCGGTGTGGGTGGGTGAACTGGAAGGCCAGCCCTGTTTTGCGGTGCGCCTGCACCGCTTCTCGCCCCGGCAACGAATCCCCGGCGGGGACTTCACGGAACTGCGCTCGGTGGCCGGTTTCCTCAGCGACGCGGAGTGGCAGTTGCTGGCACGAGCCAAGGCCCTGGTGCATTGGCACGACAGCCATGGTTTCTGCGCGCGCTGCGGCCATCCGACCCGGCGCGAGGCGGCCGGGCTCTCCCGCTGTTGCGAGAATCCGGCCTGCGCGACACGGCATTTCCCCCGCACCGATCCGGCTGTGATCGTCCGCGTGTGCCATCGGGACAGGCTGCTGCTGGCCCGGCAACCCAGCTGGCCGGAGAAGCGCCGTTCGGTCCTTGCCGGCTTCGTCTCGCCCGGTGAGACGGCGGAGCAGGCGGCCATCCGCGAGATTCACGAGGAAGCGGGCCTGGACATCGATGCCGACAGCCTGCGTTATTTCGAATCCCAGCCCTGGCCCTTCCCGGGCTCGCTCATGCTGGCCTACACCGCCGAAACCCGGGATGAAACCATCCGTTGCCTGGACGGAGAGCTGCGCGAGGCCGCCTGGTGGACACGCGATGCCCTGCGCGACGCGGTCCGCAACGGAGACATCCAGCTTCCCACCCATCGCTCGGTCGCCCGCAGCCTGATCGAGGACTGGCTCGCTGCCAGACCCTAG
- a CDS encoding MFS transporter gives MSERSEIKVRDPEQLSNRAYAVLSGDDQTDRLCEAIPESACSNLPRNYLLNVGNGASSKLAEQVAGPNVVLPWLLGAIGAPAALIGLLMPIKQAGSLLPQLAIAGWIRSAARRKFFWVLAGVVQALCLLLMIPAAEFLPAATAGWVIIALLAVFAIASGTASVAFQDVVGKTIPKGRRGRLLANRAAIGGALTIVAGLLINQYIGHGQDMLIYLGLVFFGAMLWFLAAGLFLMIKETPGATEGGRNAIQEAGNGIRLVKRLSAYRRYLLARALLLTVEVATPLFVLFGQGVVVGSAVGLGMFVIAVGVAQVIGSPFWGYFADASARRVLYWSALIAAAAGMVAIAIGLLPEGWRVAPLYAVVFVLIGLAEAGVRLGRKTWLVDAAPAADRPTWVAFSNTSIGLLTLAAGGLGLIAQFAGLEAMMLTIVALCLAGAAAAWFMPEASDAEREALND, from the coding sequence GTGAGCGAGCGATCGGAAATCAAGGTGCGGGATCCGGAACAGCTGAGCAACCGCGCCTACGCGGTGCTGAGCGGTGACGACCAGACGGATCGCCTTTGCGAGGCAATCCCCGAATCCGCCTGCAGCAATCTGCCGCGCAACTATCTGCTGAACGTGGGCAACGGCGCCAGCAGCAAGCTGGCCGAACAGGTAGCCGGGCCCAATGTGGTGCTGCCCTGGCTGCTGGGTGCGATTGGTGCCCCCGCCGCCCTGATTGGTCTGCTCATGCCCATCAAGCAGGCCGGCTCCCTGCTGCCGCAGCTGGCCATTGCCGGCTGGATCCGCTCCGCCGCCCGCCGCAAGTTCTTCTGGGTGCTGGCCGGCGTGGTCCAGGCCCTGTGCCTGCTGCTGATGATCCCCGCCGCCGAGTTCCTGCCCGCCGCCACCGCCGGCTGGGTCATCATTGCCTTGCTGGCGGTTTTCGCCATCGCCTCCGGCACCGCCTCGGTGGCCTTCCAGGACGTGGTGGGCAAGACCATCCCCAAGGGCCGTCGGGGGCGCCTGCTGGCCAACCGTGCCGCCATTGGGGGCGCCCTGACGATTGTGGCGGGGCTGCTGATCAATCAATACATCGGCCATGGTCAGGACATGCTCATCTATCTGGGCCTGGTCTTCTTTGGCGCCATGCTCTGGTTCCTGGCCGCCGGGCTTTTCCTCATGATCAAGGAGACGCCGGGTGCCACGGAGGGTGGCCGCAATGCCATTCAGGAGGCGGGCAATGGCATTCGCCTGGTGAAACGCCTAAGCGCTTACCGCCGCTACCTGCTTGCCCGGGCCCTGCTGCTGACGGTGGAGGTGGCCACACCCCTGTTCGTGCTGTTCGGTCAGGGCGTGGTGGTGGGCAGTGCCGTGGGCCTGGGGATGTTCGTCATCGCCGTGGGGGTGGCCCAGGTGATCGGCAGCCCCTTCTGGGGGTATTTTGCCGATGCTTCGGCGCGCCGGGTGCTGTACTGGAGCGCCCTGATTGCCGCCGCGGCCGGGATGGTTGCCATCGCCATCGGCCTGCTGCCGGAGGGCTGGCGAGTGGCCCCGCTCTATGCCGTGGTATTCGTGCTGATCGGACTGGCCGAAGCCGGGGTTCGGCTGGGGCGCAAGACCTGGCTGGTGGATGCCGCGCCCGCTGCGGATCGCCCGACCTGGGTGGCCTTCTCCAATACTTCCATCGGCCTGTTGACCCTGGCGGCGGGGGGCCTTGGCCTGATTGCCCAGTTCGCCGGGCTGGAAGCCATGATGCTGACCATTGTCGCGCTCTGCCTGGCCGGCGCGGCCGCCGCCTGGTTCATGCCGGAAGCCAGTGACGCAGAAAGAGAGGCACTCAATGACTGA
- a CDS encoding DMT family transporter, with product MSRSDYGAIAAFALLTLVWGYNWVVMKIALDYSSALDFAVLRSLGGALCLLLLSLAFRQTLIPTAPWRVLLLGLFQTTGFTGLVTLGLASEGAGKTAILAFTMPFWVLIFAALALGEKVRDWQWLAVALALTGLILLIGPWDASLRTPGSLLAVAAGACWGASVIVAKKIPMQSRWELIPITGWQMLLGAIPLMLLMPVFDRPPIEWSGTFIAALLFNILPANALAWLFWLYIVSRLPAGLTGLNALVIPVIGMSAAWLQLGERPSQLEGMGMALIVLALAVLSIRGWWHWRRARARA from the coding sequence ATGAGCCGCTCCGATTACGGCGCCATCGCCGCCTTTGCCCTGTTGACGCTGGTCTGGGGTTACAACTGGGTGGTGATGAAGATCGCCCTGGATTACAGCAGCGCCCTGGACTTCGCCGTCCTGCGCAGTCTGGGTGGTGCCCTGTGCCTGCTGCTGCTCAGCCTGGCCTTTCGTCAGACCCTTATCCCCACCGCGCCCTGGCGCGTCCTGCTGCTCGGCCTGTTCCAGACCACCGGCTTTACCGGCCTGGTCACCCTTGGCCTGGCCAGCGAGGGGGCGGGCAAGACCGCCATCCTTGCCTTTACCATGCCCTTCTGGGTACTGATCTTTGCCGCCCTGGCCCTGGGCGAGAAAGTACGCGACTGGCAGTGGCTGGCCGTGGCACTGGCGCTCACTGGCCTGATTCTGCTGATCGGACCCTGGGACGCGTCCCTGCGCACCCCGGGCAGTCTGCTGGCGGTGGCCGCGGGTGCCTGCTGGGGCGCCAGCGTGATCGTGGCCAAGAAGATCCCCATGCAAAGTCGCTGGGAACTGATCCCCATCACCGGGTGGCAGATGCTGCTGGGGGCCATTCCGCTGATGTTGCTGATGCCGGTCTTTGATCGCCCGCCCATTGAATGGAGCGGAACCTTCATTGCCGCCCTCCTGTTCAACATCCTGCCGGCCAATGCCCTGGCCTGGCTGTTCTGGCTGTATATCGTCAGCCGCCTGCCGGCCGGCCTGACCGGCCTCAACGCCCTGGTGATTCCCGTCATCGGCATGAGTGCGGCCTGGCTCCAGCTGGGGGAGCGACCCAGCCAGCTGGAAGGCATGGGCATGGCGCTGATCGTGCTGGCCCTGGCGGTACTCAGCATTCGGGGCTGGTGGCACTGGCGTCGGGCCAGGGCACGGGCATGA
- a CDS encoding 1-acyl-sn-glycerol-3-phosphate acyltransferase, with protein MTETIEVPLWLLLAIALLALWVLLERLLLPSVRWFFRRRVNLLIDQLNRRLKLRLPTFSLTKRRVLIDRLVYDPTVLEEVRQHCQETGAPWAAALQQVESYAREIVPSFNAYFYFRFGNQIARWLVQRLYRVRLSEHEQGDLANIDPAASIVFVINHRSNMDYVLVSHLAHKKTALSYAVGEWARVWPLQQMVKAMGAYFVRRGSNNALYRRVLERYVQMAVEGGVVQAVFPEGGLSRDGHFREPRIGLIDYMLRAHDPESERDIIFIPVCINYDRVIEDRTLLREASGKRAERKSAISAIWGTLRFLGRSLNPWRAGRWHRMGYAAAGFGQPISVRDWCRQQGVHFNQLPRKERIDQTRRFADELMTRIAETMPVLPVSLISWLMLAAPARAWTREQLEQSYAAAIAALRERHAKAYVPRREAAYAVEIGLKMLRVRSLIQDDEDGYRLLEEETPVLQYYANAIDHLMRDLPRQSILAAAESATAH; from the coding sequence ATGACGGAAACCATTGAAGTGCCGCTCTGGTTGCTGCTGGCAATTGCCTTGCTGGCCCTCTGGGTGCTGCTGGAGCGCCTGCTGCTGCCCAGCGTCCGGTGGTTCTTCCGGCGCCGGGTGAATCTGCTCATCGACCAGCTCAACCGGCGCCTGAAACTGCGTCTGCCCACCTTTTCCCTCACCAAGCGACGGGTGCTGATCGATCGCCTGGTCTACGATCCGACGGTCCTGGAGGAAGTCCGACAGCACTGCCAGGAAACCGGCGCGCCCTGGGCCGCGGCCCTGCAGCAGGTGGAATCCTATGCCCGGGAGATCGTGCCCTCCTTCAATGCCTACTTCTATTTTCGCTTCGGCAATCAGATAGCCCGCTGGCTGGTGCAGCGCCTCTATCGGGTGCGCCTGTCGGAGCATGAACAGGGGGACCTGGCCAATATCGATCCCGCGGCCAGCATCGTCTTCGTCATCAATCATCGCTCCAACATGGACTATGTGCTGGTCTCACACCTGGCCCACAAGAAGACCGCCCTGTCCTATGCCGTGGGGGAATGGGCCCGGGTCTGGCCGCTGCAGCAGATGGTCAAGGCCATGGGCGCTTATTTTGTCCGCCGTGGTTCAAACAATGCCCTCTACCGCCGGGTACTGGAACGCTATGTGCAGATGGCCGTGGAAGGCGGCGTGGTTCAGGCGGTCTTCCCGGAAGGTGGCCTGAGCCGGGACGGCCACTTCCGCGAGCCTCGAATCGGCCTGATCGATTACATGCTGCGAGCCCATGACCCGGAATCGGAGCGGGACATCATCTTCATTCCCGTGTGCATCAACTATGACCGGGTCATCGAAGACCGTACGCTCCTGCGCGAAGCCAGCGGCAAGCGCGCCGAACGCAAGTCCGCCATCTCCGCCATCTGGGGAACGCTGCGCTTTCTCGGTCGCAGTCTCAATCCCTGGCGGGCCGGTCGCTGGCACCGCATGGGCTATGCGGCGGCGGGATTCGGGCAACCGATCTCGGTGCGTGACTGGTGCCGCCAACAGGGTGTGCATTTCAATCAATTGCCGCGCAAGGAACGCATTGACCAGACCCGGCGCTTCGCCGACGAACTGATGACACGCATCGCTGAAACCATGCCGGTTCTGCCGGTCTCGCTCATCAGCTGGCTCATGCTGGCGGCACCGGCCCGTGCCTGGACGCGGGAACAGCTGGAGCAAAGCTATGCCGCCGCCATCGCGGCCCTGCGGGAACGGCATGCGAAGGCCTATGTCCCGCGCCGGGAAGCGGCTTATGCGGTGGAGATTGGCCTCAAGATGCTGCGGGTTCGCAGTCTCATCCAGGATGACGAAGACGGTTATCGTCTGCTGGAAGAGGAAACACCGGTGCTGCAGTATTATGCCAATGCCATCGACCATCTGATGCGCGACCTGCCCCGCCAGTCCATACTGGCGGCAGCCGAAAGCGCTACCGCTCACTGA
- a CDS encoding outer membrane beta-barrel protein: MSFRPPARLLGLLLVACPAMAWSQPWEPYSWHLALEAGETQLDISKDNYRIDDSDTSLHLMAGYEITRNINIVGGYMDLGRFATDLLVEDEDGDMVVDDRRRTSVSAWTAHVEMHWSLLGFLHPNVGLGAARWRLDMPDGQYDDTQDTAPMLRLGLGIDVAPNSRLDVTVQEISRLNARTAALGLRITF; encoded by the coding sequence ATGTCCTTCAGACCGCCCGCACGACTGCTCGGCCTGCTTCTTGTCGCCTGCCCCGCCATGGCCTGGAGCCAGCCCTGGGAACCCTACAGCTGGCACCTGGCACTGGAGGCCGGCGAAACGCAACTGGACATCAGCAAGGACAACTACCGCATTGACGACAGTGACACCTCCCTGCATCTGATGGCCGGTTACGAAATCACCCGCAACATCAACATCGTCGGCGGCTACATGGATCTGGGTCGCTTTGCCACCGACCTGCTGGTGGAAGACGAAGACGGCGACATGGTGGTGGATGATCGCCGCCGCACCTCGGTCAGTGCCTGGACCGCCCATGTGGAAATGCACTGGTCCCTGCTCGGTTTCCTGCACCCCAACGTGGGGCTGGGCGCCGCTCGCTGGCGCCTGGACATGCCCGATGGCCAGTATGACGACACCCAGGACACCGCCCCGATGCTTCGCCTCGGTCTCGGCATTGATGTGGCGCCCAACAGCCGCCTGGACGTAACCGTCCAGGAGATCAGTCGCCTCAATGCCCGCACGGCGGCCCTGGGGCTCCGCATCACCTTCTGA
- a CDS encoding NRDE family protein, translating to MCLLVVAWQSHPAIRLLAAGNRDEFHARPTEAAGFWPDHPELLAGRDVTAGGTWMGISRQGRFAAITNVRPGLGEDPGRPGRHSRGELPVDFLTSRHTTDDFLLDVQNRANDYDGFNLLVCDGEHLGYYSNRDGRAPQRLGPGVHALSNHRLETPWPKLLRLRSGFEAALQEGRLDSRHLLSLLKNSDTAEPGQLPDTGLDPELERRLSAAFVLGQDYGTRSSTLVWLHEDGHGEFLERRYGPYGQEQGDKVFRLTIESPPDD from the coding sequence ATGTGCCTGCTGGTTGTTGCCTGGCAAAGCCATCCCGCCATTCGCCTTCTGGCTGCCGGCAATCGCGATGAATTCCATGCCCGCCCGACCGAGGCAGCGGGGTTCTGGCCGGATCATCCGGAGTTGCTGGCTGGCCGGGATGTGACCGCGGGTGGTACCTGGATGGGCATCAGCCGCCAGGGACGCTTTGCCGCAATCACCAATGTACGCCCCGGGCTCGGCGAGGACCCCGGTCGGCCCGGCCGCCATTCCCGGGGCGAACTGCCGGTGGATTTCCTCACCAGCCGGCACACGACGGATGACTTCCTTCTGGACGTACAGAACCGGGCCAATGATTACGACGGCTTCAATCTTCTGGTCTGTGATGGCGAGCATCTGGGCTACTACAGCAATCGGGATGGGCGTGCACCACAACGACTCGGACCCGGTGTTCACGCCCTGAGCAATCATCGCCTGGAAACCCCCTGGCCCAAACTGCTGCGCCTGCGCTCCGGCTTTGAGGCAGCGCTGCAGGAAGGCCGGCTGGACAGTCGGCATCTGCTCAGCCTGCTCAAGAACAGCGACACCGCCGAGCCGGGTCAGCTGCCGGACACCGGTCTTGATCCGGAACTGGAACGCCGCCTGTCGGCCGCCTTCGTGCTGGGCCAGGATTATGGCACCCGTTCCTCCACCCTGGTGTGGCTGCATGAGGACGGTCATGGCGAGTTTCTGGAACGCCGCTACGGGCCGTATGGTCAAGAGCAGGGTGATAAGGTATTCCGCCTCACGATCGAATCCCCGCCCGATGACTGA
- a CDS encoding S9 family peptidase codes for MKGAQAETRPYGEWTSPLTAEGIARGGRRLAQPHCHGGDIYWLEGLPEEGGRTVLRRWQAGRIETLTPGGYSLRTRAQEYGGGVWCPADRERRFFVEDSDQGVYVQDTAGIRPLCLLDGLRFADLQWDGGRNRIIAICEDHRDPDMEPSASVVAIQVDSGTLTTLVSGADFYTAPRLSPDGDELAWVEWNHPDMPWDASRLMRAVLDGDGRPQAVRQLPGKGPEAVFQPEWRSRGQLCFVSDRDTGWWNLYSWDERGIAALTDEEAEFGMPWWQFNMRSWGHVDADTVLAASTADGFWHLNRLDQQGLHCLDREWSSIAHLHAADGQAVMLAGRPDHPMAIVRLDPQKGPLEVLAISAPAPAAGDWVSEAEAISFRTGDGDTAHGLYYPPRNPDCIAPKGERPPLLLKCHGGPTGATQSAYDPRIQFWTSRGFAVVDVNYRGSTGYGRAYRRRLYGAWGRADVADCVAAADWLIEQGLADPQRCLISGSSAGGYTVLAALTFSERFSAGASHYGIGDLKALDAATHKFESRYTSRLVGPAEAEWQARSPINHVDRLSAPVIFFQGDQDRVVPPDQAETMAGALRQKGVPVAHVVFEGEGHGFRRAENIRQALEMELAFYGRVLGFNPADRSPELKIDGL; via the coding sequence ATGAAGGGCGCACAGGCCGAGACCAGACCCTACGGCGAATGGACTTCACCGCTGACGGCTGAAGGAATTGCACGTGGTGGCCGGCGCCTGGCCCAGCCGCATTGCCATGGCGGTGACATCTACTGGCTGGAGGGTCTGCCCGAGGAAGGGGGCCGCACCGTCCTGCGCCGCTGGCAGGCGGGCCGGATCGAGACACTGACGCCAGGTGGCTACAGCCTGCGTACCCGGGCGCAGGAGTACGGCGGGGGCGTGTGGTGCCCGGCAGACAGGGAGCGACGCTTCTTCGTGGAGGACAGTGATCAGGGTGTGTATGTACAGGACACCGCCGGCATCCGCCCCCTGTGTCTCCTCGACGGCCTCCGCTTCGCCGATCTGCAATGGGATGGTGGCCGCAACCGGATCATCGCCATCTGTGAGGACCACCGCGACCCGGACATGGAGCCCAGCGCATCCGTGGTTGCCATCCAGGTGGACTCGGGCACGCTGACGACGCTGGTGAGCGGGGCGGATTTCTATACCGCGCCCCGCCTGTCCCCCGATGGTGACGAACTGGCGTGGGTGGAATGGAACCACCCCGACATGCCCTGGGACGCCAGCCGGCTGATGCGTGCCGTGCTCGATGGGGACGGTCGGCCGCAGGCCGTGCGCCAACTGCCAGGCAAGGGGCCGGAAGCCGTGTTTCAGCCGGAATGGCGCAGCCGGGGACAGCTTTGCTTTGTCAGCGATCGTGATACCGGCTGGTGGAACCTCTACAGCTGGGACGAGCGAGGCATCGCCGCTCTGACCGATGAGGAAGCCGAGTTCGGCATGCCCTGGTGGCAGTTCAACATGCGCAGCTGGGGACACGTGGACGCCGACACCGTGCTGGCGGCCAGCACCGCGGACGGTTTCTGGCACTTGAACCGCCTGGATCAGCAAGGTCTGCACTGCCTTGACCGGGAATGGTCCAGCATTGCCCATCTGCATGCGGCGGACGGGCAGGCGGTCATGCTGGCGGGCCGTCCCGACCACCCCATGGCCATCGTCCGCCTCGACCCGCAGAAAGGCCCGCTGGAAGTGCTGGCCATCTCGGCACCGGCTCCCGCTGCCGGGGACTGGGTCAGCGAAGCCGAGGCCATCAGCTTCCGCACCGGTGACGGCGACACCGCCCACGGGCTCTATTATCCGCCCCGCAACCCGGACTGCATTGCCCCGAAAGGGGAACGGCCGCCACTGCTGCTCAAGTGTCACGGCGGCCCCACGGGAGCGACCCAGTCCGCCTATGATCCCCGCATTCAATTCTGGACCAGCCGCGGCTTCGCCGTGGTGGACGTCAATTACCGGGGCAGTACCGGTTATGGCCGCGCCTACCGCCGCCGGCTTTATGGCGCCTGGGGGCGGGCCGACGTAGCGGACTGCGTGGCGGCGGCGGACTGGCTGATCGAACAGGGGCTGGCCGACCCCCAACGCTGTCTGATATCCGGCAGCAGCGCCGGTGGCTACACCGTACTGGCCGCACTGACTTTCAGTGAGCGCTTCAGTGCCGGCGCCAGTCATTACGGCATCGGTGATCTGAAGGCGCTGGATGCGGCCACTCACAAGTTCGAATCCCGCTATACCAGCCGACTGGTGGGGCCCGCCGAAGCCGAGTGGCAGGCACGCTCACCCATTAACCATGTGGATCGCCTGTCGGCACCGGTCATCTTCTTTCAGGGCGACCAGGACCGCGTGGTTCCGCCGGATCAGGCCGAAACCATGGCCGGCGCCCTGCGTCAGAAGGGGGTGCCGGTTGCTCATGTGGTCTTTGAGGGCGAAGGGCACGGCTTCCGCCGCGCCGAGAACATTCGCCAGGCACTGGAGATGGAACTCGCCTTCTATGGCCGGGTACTTGGCTTCAATCCGGCTGACCGCAGCCCCGAACTGAAGATTGACGGCCTGTGA